A window of the Brassica oleracea var. oleracea cultivar TO1000 chromosome C1, BOL, whole genome shotgun sequence genome harbors these coding sequences:
- the LOC106298251 gene encoding RING-H2 finger protein ATL2-like: MNSNEHNPMEHWLGENISDAPTYATNGKITLLTIEILFSVLIFMVFSYLYDQWYATRSRSHRPTMFFFAATDPCHTASRGLDPAVLNSLPVFTFSDAATHKDPVDCAVCLSEFEDGESGRVLPGCKHAFHVECIDMWFHSHSTCPLCRSLVVVEEPHATTTVEEQVTIMIAISPEPGSGSSAMPPLDDLGREPAAIETNRRSFSEFGEDDLTRNHSPMNRMLSFTRMLSRKGRSAPSSFAGAPSSSCQVVMNESDIERGGDEIKSDFRHVDVP, encoded by the coding sequence ATGAACTCCAACGAGCATAACCCGATGGAGCACTGGCTCGGGGAAAACATCTCTGATGCTCCAACCTACGCCACTAACGGCAAAATCACGCTACTCACCATTGAAATCCTCTTCTCCGTACTCATCTTTATGGTCTTCTCCTACCTCTACGATCAATGGTATGCCACCCGCTCTAGGAGTCACCGCCCTACAATGTTTTTCTTCGCCGCCACCGATCCTTGTCATACCGCCTCACGCGGTCTAGATCCCGCCGTCTTGAATTCTCTCCCCGTTTTCACTTTCTCCGACGCGGCGACTCACAAGGATCCGGTAGATTGCGCCGTTTGTCTCTCCGAGTTCGAGGACGGCGAGTCGGGTCGGGTTTTGCCCGGTTGTAAACACGCGTTTCATGTGGAATGTATTGACATGTGGTTTCACTCTCACTCAACCTGTCCTCTCTGCCGCTCTCTCGTCGTCGTCGAGGAGCCTCACGCAACGACGACGGTGGAGGAGCAAGTCACGATCATGATCGCGATTTCTCCTGAACCGGGATCTGGATCTTCTGCGATGCCGCCGTTGGATGATTTAGGGAGAGAACCAGCGGCAATTGAGACCAATAGGAGGAGTTTCAGCGAGTTCGGAGAAGACGATTTGACACGGAATCACTCGCCGATGAATCGGATGTTATCGTTTACTCGGATGTTGAGCAGAAAAGGAAGAAGCGCCCCGTCTTCTTTTGCTGGAGCTCCTTCCTCAAGCTGCCAGGTAGTGATGAACGAGTCGGATATTGAGCGGGGAGGAGACGAGATTAAAAGCGATTTCCGCCACGTGGATGTTCCTTAG
- the LOC106338894 gene encoding glutathione S-transferase T3-like, whose protein sequence is MDYNPYANYVDLLNSQHESVTSLDSPPVHVARTEGTEDSCFGDTPAEHRERRTWTPTYDIVLISSWLNTSKDPVVGNERKSGAFWKRIAAFFAASPKLAGCERRESMHCKQRWHKINDLVCKRTSGQNENDILKQGHEISFNNYKKKFTLEHAWKELRNDQKWCDLSTAKTARSSKKRKCEDGSQSSTSHATDYKAGETDEGTARPTGVKAAKSRGKKKMEEGKGLTELERMWSIKQEDLTRKERLSKLGLLDRLLAKTEPLAEYEEALKKNLINELFST, encoded by the coding sequence ATGGATTATAATCCATATGCAAATTATGTTGATCTTCTTAATAGTCAACATGAAAGTGTAACTTCTTTAGACTCTCCGCCAGTTCATGTGGCTCGCACAGAAGGCACTGAAGATTCATGCTTCGGTGACACTCCTGCAGAGCATAGAGAGCGAAGAACCTGGACGCCTACATATGATATAGTTCTAATTAGCTCGTGGTTAAACACTTCTAAAGATCCCGTTGTAGGGAATGAGCGAAAGTCAGGTGCATTCTGGAAGAGAATTGCGGCCTTCTTTGCGGCTAGTCCTAAGCTTGCAGGCTGTGAAAGAAGAGAGTCAATGCACTGCAAGCAACGTTGGCACAAGATCAATGATCTTGTGTGCAAGAGAACAAGTGGTCAAAATGAGAATGATATTCTCAAACAAGGTCACGAAATCTCCTTCAACAACTATAAAAAAAAATTCACACTCGAGCATGCGTGGAAAGAGCTCCGCAACGACCAGAAATGGTGTGATTTATCTACTGCTAAAACCGCCAGAAGCTCTAAAAAGAGGAAATGTGAGGACGGTTCACAATCCTCAACATCTCACGCAACTGACTACAAGGCTGGTGAAACGGATGAGGGAACTGCTAGGCCCACTGGTGTTAAGGCAGCGAAGAGCCGTGGTAAGAAGAAAATGGAGGAGGGAAAGGGGCTGACCGAGCTTGAGCGTATGTGGTCCATTAAACAAGAGGATTTGACTAGGAAAGAAAGACTCTCGAAGTTGGGTCTACTTGACCGCCTACTAGCAAAGACAGAACCATTGGCTGAGTACGAAGAAGCTCTAAAAAAGAACCTCATCAACGAGTTGTTCTCCACTTAG
- the LOC106316241 gene encoding putative pentatricopeptide repeat-containing protein At3g16710, mitochondrial isoform X1, with amino-acid sequence MRGSISSGSASITKRFLLYKHRLHIPNPVAPPSSRLCGSRAFSNHRDTLRSDLQNLHLDEALDLFTRMSHSRPLPSLGDFTRLLAAIAAMEEEEERYDVVVSLFDQMRRIGVSPLLYTCNIVINSLCQSSRTYYTAFAFLGKMLKLGFEPDLFTFTSLLGGLCNRNRVGDAVALFVKMVEIGCRPNVVTYTTLIHCLCKNRHVDHAVELFNQMERDGVRANVVTYNSLVKCLCDCGRWGHAALLLRDMMKRRISPNVITFSALIDAFAKAGKVLDAVELFDVMREMSIEPNVFTYNSLINGFCKHGRLEEAMRMFYLMERKGCVPDIVTYTTLIHGFCKSKRVEDGVRLFKEMSLKGLAANTVTYTVFIQGYCLVGKPDVAQEVFNQMGFSHNAPPDIRTYNVLLDGLCYNGKVEKALMIFEYMRKREMDVSIVTYTIVIQGMCKVGKVEDAFDLFCSLFSKGMKPNVVTYTTMITGFCRRGLIHEADALFRKMKEDGFLRNERVA; translated from the coding sequence ATGCGTGGATCCATTTCGTCTGGGTCCGCTTCGATAACTAAAAGGTTCCTTCTTTATAAACATCGCCTGCATATACCTAATCCCGTAGCTCCTCCCTCCTCTAGACTCTGTGGTTCACGAGCTTTCTCTAATCACCGAGATACTCTGAGAAGCGATCTCCAAAATCTCCACCTTGACGAAGCTCTCGATCTATTCACTCGCATGTCTCACTCCCGCCCCCTCCCTTCCTTGGGCGATTTCACCAGACTACTCGCCGCAATCGCCGCAATGGAGGAGGAGGAGGAGAGGTACGACGTCGTGGTCTCTCTCTTCGACCAGATGCGAAGAATCGGAGTCTCGCCTCTTCTCTACACCTGCAACATCGTAATCAACTCTTTGTGCCAATCCTCTCGGACTTATTACACTGCTTTCGCCTTTCTTGGGAAGATGTTGAAGCTTGGGTTCGAGCCTGACTTGTTCACGTTTACTTCCCTTCTCGGCGGGTTATGTAATAGGAATAGAGTTGGTGATGCAGTAGCTTTGTTTGTTAAGATGGTGGAGATTGGGTGTAGGCCTAATGTTGTTACCTACACGACTCTGATTCACTGTCTTTGCAAGAACAGACACGTGGATCACGCGGTGGAACTATTCAACCAGATGGAAAGGGACGGGGTTAGAGCCAATGTTGTTACCTACAACTCTTTAGTAAAATGTCTTTGTGATTGTGGTAGGTGGGGTCACGCAGCTCTGCTTCTGAGAGATATGATGAAGAGGAGAATCAGCCCGAATGTGATCACTTTCTCCGCGTTGATCGACGCGTTTGCTAAAGCTGGGAAGGTTCTGGACGCTGTGGAACTGTTCGACGTGATGAGGGAGATGTCTATAGAACCTAACGTTTTCACTTACAACTCTTTGATCAATGGGTTTTGCAAGCACGGTCGTTTAGAAGAAGCTATGAGAATGTTTTACTTGATGGAGAGAAAGGGCTGCGTCCCGGATATAGTGACTTATACTACTCTCATACATGGATTCTGCAAGTCCAAGAGGGTAGAAGACGGTGTGAGGCTCTTTAAGGAGATGTCCCTGAAAGGACTAGCTGCCAACACAGTCACTTACACGGTCTTTATCCAGGGCTATTGTCTAGTGGGCAAACCTGATGTTGCACAAGAAGTGTTCAACCAGATGGGTTTTTCTCACAATGCGCCTCCCGATATCAGGACCTATAACGTTCTGCTAGATGGTCTGTGTTATAACGGGAAGGTGGAGAAAGCACTGATGATATTTGAGTACATGCGGAAGAGAGAAATGGATGTTAGCATCGTTACGTATACCATTGTGATTCAAGGGATGTGCAAGGTTGGTAAGGTGGAAGATGCTTTTGATTTGTTTTGTAGCCTTTTCTCCAAGGGAATGAAGCCTAATGTTGTAACGTACACTACAATGATAACGGGATTTTGTAGGCGGGGACTAATCCATGAAGCTGATGCGTTGTTTAGGAAAATGAAAGAAGATGGCTTCTTACGAAATGAGCGTGTGGCTTAA
- the LOC106316241 gene encoding putative pentatricopeptide repeat-containing protein At3g16710, mitochondrial isoform X3 translates to MRGSISSGSASITKRFLLYKHRLHIPNPVAPPSSRLCGSRAFSNHRDTLRSDLQNLHLDEALDLFTRMSHSRPLPSLGDFTRLLAAIAAMEEEEERYDVVVSLFDQMRRIGVSPLLYTCNIVINSLCQSSRTYYTAFAFLGKMLKLGFEPDLFTFTSLLGGLCNRNRVGDAVALFVKMVEIGCRPNVVTYTTLIHCLCKNRHVDHAVELFNQMERDGVRANVVTYNSLVKCLCDCGRWGHAALLLRDMMKRRISPNVITFSALIDAFAKAGKVLDAVELFDVMREMSIEPNVFTYNSLINGFCKHGRLEEAMRMFYLMERKGCVPDIVTYTTLIHGFCKSKRVEDGVRLFKEMSLKGLAANTVTYTVFIQGYCLVGKPDVAQEVFNQMGFSHNAPPDIRTYNVLLDGLCYNGKVEKALMIFEYMRKREMDVSIVTYTIVIQGMCKAGTNP, encoded by the exons ATGCGTGGATCCATTTCGTCTGGGTCCGCTTCGATAACTAAAAGGTTCCTTCTTTATAAACATCGCCTGCATATACCTAATCCCGTAGCTCCTCCCTCCTCTAGACTCTGTGGTTCACGAGCTTTCTCTAATCACCGAGATACTCTGAGAAGCGATCTCCAAAATCTCCACCTTGACGAAGCTCTCGATCTATTCACTCGCATGTCTCACTCCCGCCCCCTCCCTTCCTTGGGCGATTTCACCAGACTACTCGCCGCAATCGCCGCAATGGAGGAGGAGGAGGAGAGGTACGACGTCGTGGTCTCTCTCTTCGACCAGATGCGAAGAATCGGAGTCTCGCCTCTTCTCTACACCTGCAACATCGTAATCAACTCTTTGTGCCAATCCTCTCGGACTTATTACACTGCTTTCGCCTTTCTTGGGAAGATGTTGAAGCTTGGGTTCGAGCCTGACTTGTTCACGTTTACTTCCCTTCTCGGCGGGTTATGTAATAGGAATAGAGTTGGTGATGCAGTAGCTTTGTTTGTTAAGATGGTGGAGATTGGGTGTAGGCCTAATGTTGTTACCTACACGACTCTGATTCACTGTCTTTGCAAGAACAGACACGTGGATCACGCGGTGGAACTATTCAACCAGATGGAAAGGGACGGGGTTAGAGCCAATGTTGTTACCTACAACTCTTTAGTAAAATGTCTTTGTGATTGTGGTAGGTGGGGTCACGCAGCTCTGCTTCTGAGAGATATGATGAAGAGGAGAATCAGCCCGAATGTGATCACTTTCTCCGCGTTGATCGACGCGTTTGCTAAAGCTGGGAAGGTTCTGGACGCTGTGGAACTGTTCGACGTGATGAGGGAGATGTCTATAGAACCTAACGTTTTCACTTACAACTCTTTGATCAATGGGTTTTGCAAGCACGGTCGTTTAGAAGAAGCTATGAGAATGTTTTACTTGATGGAGAGAAAGGGCTGCGTCCCGGATATAGTGACTTATACTACTCTCATACATGGATTCTGCAAGTCCAAGAGGGTAGAAGACGGTGTGAGGCTCTTTAAGGAGATGTCCCTGAAAGGACTAGCTGCCAACACAGTCACTTACACGGTCTTTATCCAGGGCTATTGTCTAGTGGGCAAACCTGATGTTGCACAAGAAGTGTTCAACCAGATGGGTTTTTCTCACAATGCGCCTCCCGATATCAGGACCTATAACGTTCTGCTAGATGGTCTGTGTTATAACGGGAAGGTGGAGAAAGCACTGATGATATTTGAGTACATGCGGAAGAGAGAAATGGATGTTAGCATCGTTACGTATACCATTGTGATTCAAGGGATGTGCAAG GCGGGGACTAATCCATGA
- the LOC106316241 gene encoding putative pentatricopeptide repeat-containing protein At3g16710, mitochondrial isoform X2 produces MRGSISSGSASITKRFLLYKHRLHIPNPVAPPSSRLCGSRAFSNHRDTLRSDLQNLHLDEALDLFTRMSHSRPLPSLGDFTRLLAAIAAMEEEEERYDVVVSLFDQMRRIGVSPLLYTCNIVINSLCQSSRTYYTAFAFLGKMLKLGFEPDLFTFTSLLGGLCNRNRVGDAVALFVKMVEIGCRPNVVTYTTLIHCLCKNRHVDHAVELFNQMERDGVRANVVTYNSLVKCLCDCGRWGHAALLLRDMMKRRISPNVITFSALIDAFAKAGKVLDAVELFDVMREMSIEPNVFTYNSLINGFCKHGRLEEAMRMFYLMERKGCVPDIVTYTTLIHGFCKSKRVEDGVRLFKEMSLKGLAANTVTYTVFIQGYCLVGKPDVAQEVFNQMGFSHNAPPDIRTYNVLLDGLCYNGKVEKALMIFEYMRKREMDVSIVTYTIVIQGMCKVGKAGTNP; encoded by the exons ATGCGTGGATCCATTTCGTCTGGGTCCGCTTCGATAACTAAAAGGTTCCTTCTTTATAAACATCGCCTGCATATACCTAATCCCGTAGCTCCTCCCTCCTCTAGACTCTGTGGTTCACGAGCTTTCTCTAATCACCGAGATACTCTGAGAAGCGATCTCCAAAATCTCCACCTTGACGAAGCTCTCGATCTATTCACTCGCATGTCTCACTCCCGCCCCCTCCCTTCCTTGGGCGATTTCACCAGACTACTCGCCGCAATCGCCGCAATGGAGGAGGAGGAGGAGAGGTACGACGTCGTGGTCTCTCTCTTCGACCAGATGCGAAGAATCGGAGTCTCGCCTCTTCTCTACACCTGCAACATCGTAATCAACTCTTTGTGCCAATCCTCTCGGACTTATTACACTGCTTTCGCCTTTCTTGGGAAGATGTTGAAGCTTGGGTTCGAGCCTGACTTGTTCACGTTTACTTCCCTTCTCGGCGGGTTATGTAATAGGAATAGAGTTGGTGATGCAGTAGCTTTGTTTGTTAAGATGGTGGAGATTGGGTGTAGGCCTAATGTTGTTACCTACACGACTCTGATTCACTGTCTTTGCAAGAACAGACACGTGGATCACGCGGTGGAACTATTCAACCAGATGGAAAGGGACGGGGTTAGAGCCAATGTTGTTACCTACAACTCTTTAGTAAAATGTCTTTGTGATTGTGGTAGGTGGGGTCACGCAGCTCTGCTTCTGAGAGATATGATGAAGAGGAGAATCAGCCCGAATGTGATCACTTTCTCCGCGTTGATCGACGCGTTTGCTAAAGCTGGGAAGGTTCTGGACGCTGTGGAACTGTTCGACGTGATGAGGGAGATGTCTATAGAACCTAACGTTTTCACTTACAACTCTTTGATCAATGGGTTTTGCAAGCACGGTCGTTTAGAAGAAGCTATGAGAATGTTTTACTTGATGGAGAGAAAGGGCTGCGTCCCGGATATAGTGACTTATACTACTCTCATACATGGATTCTGCAAGTCCAAGAGGGTAGAAGACGGTGTGAGGCTCTTTAAGGAGATGTCCCTGAAAGGACTAGCTGCCAACACAGTCACTTACACGGTCTTTATCCAGGGCTATTGTCTAGTGGGCAAACCTGATGTTGCACAAGAAGTGTTCAACCAGATGGGTTTTTCTCACAATGCGCCTCCCGATATCAGGACCTATAACGTTCTGCTAGATGGTCTGTGTTATAACGGGAAGGTGGAGAAAGCACTGATGATATTTGAGTACATGCGGAAGAGAGAAATGGATGTTAGCATCGTTACGTATACCATTGTGATTCAAGGGATGTGCAAGGTTGGTAAG GCGGGGACTAATCCATGA
- the LOC106316274 gene encoding acylpyruvase FAHD1, mitochondrial-like: protein MATSMIQRMFKQGTKIVGVGLNYASHAKELGNALPKDPIVFLKPTSSYLENGGTIEIPHPLDSLHHEVELAVVIGHKARDVPERLAMDYIGGYALALDMTAKEHHVSAMASGLPCTLAKAQDTFTPISSVLPKAMVVDPNNLELWLKVDDEIRQKGWTKDMIYKVPYLISYISSVMTLFKGDVILTGTPEGIGPVKIGQKITAGITGLSEVQFDVGRRVKPLLKC from the exons ATGGCGACTTCGATGATCCAGAGGATGTTCAAGCAAGGCACGAAGATCGTCGGCGTTGGTCTCAATTACGCTTCACACGCCAAAGAGCTTGGCAACGCACTCCCAAAG GACCCGATTGTGTTCTTAAAGCCAACCTCTTCCTACTTGGAAAACGGTGGAACGATTGAGATCCCACATCCTCTGGATTCACTTCACCATGAGGTGGAACTCGCTGTAGTGATCGGACACAAGGCTAGAGATGTCCCTGAACGGTTAGCCATGGATTACATCGGAG GATATGCGCTTGCTCTTGATATGACTGCTAAGGAGCACCACGTTTCTGCCATG GCATCTGGTCTGCCATGTACACTTGCTAAAGCACAGGATACCTTCACTCCCATCAGCTCTGTT CTACCAAAGGCAATGGTGGTTGATCCCAATAACCTGGAACTCTGGCTTAAG GTTGATGATGAGATAAGACAAAAGGGTTGGACAAAGGATATGATCTACAAGGTCCCATACCTCATCAGCTACATAAGTTCTGTGATGACCCTTTTCAAAGGAGATGTCATCTTGACAG GTACACCAGAAGGGATAGGACCTGTAAAGATTGGTCAGAAGATAACTGCTGGAATCACTGGTCTTTCTGAAGTTCAGTTCGATGTCGGTAGGCGTGTAAAGCCATTGTTGAAGTGCTAG
- the LOC106316263 gene encoding bidirectional sugar transporter SWEET16: MAELSFYVGVIGNVISVLVFLSPVEAFWKIVKRRSTEEYECLPYICTLLGSSLWTYYGIVTPGEYLVSTVNGFGVLAESIYILIFLFFVPKPRFLKTITLVLALNILFPVIAIVGTRTAFGDAKTRSNSMGFICATLNIIMYGSPLSAIKTVVTTKSVKYMPFWLSFFLFLNGAIWGVYALLVHDVFLLVPNGMGFFLGTMQLLIYAFYRNAKSNVKDEEEALAPSQPLLS, translated from the exons ATGGCAGAACTAAGTTTTTATGTCGGAGTCATAG GAAATGTAATATCGGTGCTTGTATTCCTCTCTCCTGT GGAGGCGTTTTGGAAGATAGTGAAACGGAGATCGACGGAGGAGTATGAGTGTTTGCCGTACATTTGCACGTTGTTGGGTTCGTCGTTATGGACATATTATGGAATAGTGACGCCTGGAGAATACTTGGTTTCGACGGTCAATGGATTTGGAGTTCTTGCTGAATCCATCTATATTCTCATTTTCCTCTTCTTTGTCCCAAAACCTAGATTC TTAAAAACAATTACCTTGGTTCTAGCTCTGAACATTCTTTTCCCAGTTATAGCAATTGTGGGAACAAGAACTGCGTTTGGAGACGCAAAAACGCGTTCTAACTCAATGGGTTTCATTTGTGCTACTCTCAACATTATCATGTATGGTTCTCCTCTTTCCGCTATT AAAACAGTTGTGACAACGAAGAGCGTGAAGTACATGCCGTTTTGGCTATCGTTTTTCCTCTTCCTAAACGGCGCGATTTGGGGTGTCTACGCTTTACTCGTACACGATGTTTTTCTACTA GTGCCAAATGGAATGGGCTTCTTCCTTGGGACAATGCAACTCCTAATTTATGCGTTTTACAGAAATGCCAAATCAAACGTAAAAGATGAAGAGGAAGCCCTCGCTCCAAGCCAACCTCTCCTTTCTTAA
- the LOC106316284 gene encoding phylloplanin-like encodes MTMLKNKRITFSLIFVCLVMVSPVAKAQLGGLGGLLGGGGGGGGLGGLLGGGGLGGLLGNGGLGGLLGGGGGGGVLGGILGLINIQGVLRCSANGNVSAPAFVNAGVQLQCGGQNNVVSTSTTNAAGLFSMLVNPIQLVLSTLLSDCQVAVTTPLSTCNAALPTGQLLSSSLALVGETVSGLLRVANLRPTGFTLA; translated from the exons ATGACAATGCTTAAGAACAAACGAATAACCTTCTCACTGATCTTCGTGTGTCTCGTGATGGTGTCTCCAGTGGCTAAGGCTCAGCTTGGTGGTCTGGGTGGCCTTCTTGGTGGTGGTGGTGGTGGTGGTGGCCTAGGGGGACTTCTTGGTGGTGGTGGCCTAGGGGGCCTTCTTGGTAATGGTGGCCTTGGGGGGCTTCTTGGTGGTGGTGGTGGTGGTGGTGTCCTTGGAGGCATTTTAGGTCTCATCAATATTCAAGGGGTACTTCGTTGCTCTGCCAATGGCAATGTCTCCGCTCCTGCTTTCGTTA ATGCCGGCGTTCAGCTCCAATGCGGAGGACAAAACAACGTCGTCTCAACGTCGACTACAAACGCCGCCGGATTATTCTCGATGCTTGTAAACCCAATCCAGCTTGTGCTTTCTACACTCCTATCCGATTGTCAGGTCGCCGTCACAACCCCTCTCTCCACCTGCAACGCCGCACTTCCTACGGGCCAACTCCTCTCATCATCATTGGCCCTGGTCGGAGAAACCGTCTCTGGTCTCCTCCGCGTCGCCAACCTCCGCCCCACTGGCTTTACCCTTGCTTAG
- the LOC106338902 gene encoding protein pleiotropic regulator PRL2, whose product MTTEIEPQSLQKMNLKSVKRALDLFSPARDHIRKSDHNNEQIAPSIALPCTEGAKEVQKGVTEKALAVVGPALPPRTLNDNTVHAGKGTTVLPAFGSSSERFSSWNLSTSALMERIPSRWPRPEWHAPWKNYRVIQGHLGWVRSVAFDSSNEWFCTGSADRTIKVWDVASGVLKLTLTGHIGQVRGLAVSNKDTYMFSAGDDKQVKCWDLEQNKVIRSYHGHLSGVYCLAFHPTLDVVLTGGRDSVCRVWDIRTNKQTFALSGHDKDVCSVFTHPTDPQVVTGSHDSTIKFWDLRYGRTMATLTNHKKAVRAMALQPIENAFVSASADNIKKFSLPKGEFRHNMLSQQRATINAVAVNEDGVMVTGGDNGSLWFWDWKSGHSFQQAETIVQPGSLESEAGIYAACYDQTGSRLVTCEADKTIKMWKEDENATPETHPLNFRPPKEIRRF is encoded by the exons ATGACGACGGAGATCGAGCCACAGTCACTGCAAAAGATGAATCTGAAATCAGTAAAGCGAGCTCTTGATCTTTTCTCCCCCGCTCGTGATCATATACGTAAGTCTGACCATAACAATGAGCAGATAGCTCCATCCATTGCCCTTCCAT GTACAGAAGGAGCCAAGGAAGTTCAAAAGGGCGTAACAGAGAAAGCTTTAGCTGTTGTTGGTCCAGCTTTACCGCCAAGAACCTT GAACGACAACACTGTTCACGCAGGCAAAGGCACCACTGTTCTTCCTGCATTTGGATCCTCATCTGAAAGGTTCTCT TCATGGAACCTGTCAACTTCTGCTTTAATGGAGAGAATACCTAGTAGATGGCCCCGTCCAGAGTGGCATGCGCCATGGAAGAATTACAGG GTGATCCAGGGGCACTTGGGCTGGGTTAGATCTGTTGCATTTGACTCAAGTAATGAATGGTTTTGCACTGGTTCTGCTGATCGTACCATTAAG GTATGGGATGTAGCGAGTGGAGTTCTGAAGCTCACACTTACTGGACATATTGGGCAAGTACGAG GCCTGGCTGTAAGCAACAAAGATACCTACATGTTCTCTGCTGGTGATGACAAGCAAGTCAAATGCTGGGACCTTGAGCAGAATAAG GTTATCCGATCTTATCATGGTCACTTGAGTGGAGTCTATTGCTTAGCTTTTCATCCAACTCTGGACGTTGTACTAACCGGAGGGCGAGACTCTGTCTGCAGG GTGTGGGATATCCGTACGAATAAGCAGACGTTTGCACTCTCGGGACATGACAAAGACGTTTGTTCCGTTTTCACCCATCCAACC GACCCACAAGTTGTTACCGGTTCTCATGATTCGACCATTAAATTTTGGGACCTTCGATATG GTAGAACAATGGCAACTCTAACGAATCATAAGAAAGCTGTCCGAGCAATGGCGCTTCAACCGATAGA GAATGCTTTTGTTTCTGCATCGGCTGATAACATCAAGAAGTTTAGCCTTCCTAAGGGAGAGTTTCGCCACAACATGCT TTCTCAGCAAAGAGCCACAATCAACGCAGTGGCTGTTAATGAGGATGGTGTAATGGTCACTGGAG GTGATAATGGAAGCTTATGGTTCTGGGATTGGAAGAGTGGTCACAGTTTCCAACAGGCAGAAACCATTGTACAGCCTG GTTCGCTGGAGAGTGAAGCTGGTATATATGCAGCGTGTTACGATCAGACGGGTTCAAGGCTGGTAACGTGTGAGGCAGACAAGACCATAAAGATGTGGAAGGAAGACGAGAACGCAACTCCTGAAACCCATCCTCTTAACTTCAGACCTCCCAAAGAGATCAGACGCTTCTGA
- the LOC106294955 gene encoding translationally-controlled tumor protein homolog has protein sequence MLVYTDLLTGDELLSDSFPYKEIENGILWEVEGKWTTQGCVEVNIGANPSAEEGGEDEGVDDSVQKVVDIVDTFRLQEQPTYDKKGFIAYIKKYIKLLTPKLNAEDQEAFKKGIEGATKYLLPKLKDFQFFVGESMHDDSTVVFAYYKEGATNPTFLYFGHGLKEVKC, from the exons ATGTTGGTGTACACTGATCTTCTCACCG GTGATGAGCTTCTCTCTGACTCTTTCCCTTACAAGGAGATTGAGAATGGTATTCTTTGGGAAGTTGAAGGAAAG TGGACTACCCAGGGATGTGTAGAGGTTAACATTGGTGCCAACCCCTCTGCTGAAGAAGGTGGTGAGGACGAGGGTGTTGACGACTCTGTTCAAAAGGTTGTTGACATTGTCGACACCTTCAGGCTCCAGGAGCAACCGACCTACGACAAGAAGGGGTTCATCGCCTATATCAAAAAGTACATCAAGCTTTTGACCCCCAAGCTCAACGCCGAAGATCAAGAAGCTTTCAAGAAGGGTATTGAGGGAGCTACCAAGTACTTGCTCCCTAAGCTCAAGGACTTCCAATT CTTTGTTGGGGAGAGCATGCACGATGACAGCACTGTGGTCTTTGCTTACTACAAGGAGGGTGCTACTAACCCAACATTTTTGTACTTCGGACATGGTTTGAAGGAGGTCAAGTGCTGA